One Dissulfuribacter thermophilus DNA segment encodes these proteins:
- a CDS encoding phenylacetate--CoA ligase family protein: MMEDQQLKGLKWTVRHAYEGSQFYRKRLDEAGIGPDSIKSMDDLRRLPFTTAEDLKAGYPFPLLSVPFDKVVRIHSSSGTTGKRKVLAYTQKDIDDWKEFFARAFKTAGIGPGDRVQIAVGYGLWTAGAGFQAACERAGAMAIPVGPGNLDMQFQFLVDLKPNCLCCTASMALLIAEEAERRGLTGKLGLKKVIMGAERASDAMRRQIKELLGLDHIFDITGMTELYGPGAGIDCEYHQGIHYWNDYYILEIINPETLEPVEPGEIGEMVVTTLKKEASPLIRYRTRDLTRLIPRDCPCGLPYPRHDRILGRSDDMFIVRGVNVYPGHIDEILSSIEGVSSEYIIEITRENGIDHMCLKVERKRAMNKDLDRHVSQEIYQRIKASLMVSPRVEIVDYGSLPRSEKKSKRVFDYRGS, encoded by the coding sequence ATGATGGAAGATCAGCAACTTAAAGGTTTGAAGTGGACAGTTAGGCATGCATATGAGGGAAGTCAATTTTATAGAAAACGCCTTGATGAGGCGGGAATAGGGCCTGATTCAATTAAATCAATGGACGATTTGAGGCGTCTTCCTTTTACTACAGCAGAAGATCTCAAGGCCGGATATCCCTTTCCACTCCTAAGTGTTCCTTTTGATAAGGTAGTCCGCATACACTCATCGTCAGGGACTACTGGTAAGAGGAAGGTGCTTGCCTATACCCAGAAGGATATCGATGATTGGAAGGAATTTTTTGCGAGGGCCTTTAAGACTGCAGGTATAGGACCAGGAGATAGAGTCCAGATAGCAGTTGGCTATGGACTGTGGACAGCTGGAGCTGGATTTCAGGCGGCATGTGAAAGGGCAGGGGCTATGGCCATTCCCGTAGGACCAGGTAACCTTGATATGCAATTTCAGTTCCTTGTAGATTTAAAACCTAATTGTCTGTGTTGTACTGCAAGTATGGCCCTACTGATTGCTGAAGAGGCAGAAAGGAGAGGGCTGACTGGAAAGCTAGGGCTCAAAAAGGTAATTATGGGTGCTGAGAGGGCAAGCGATGCCATGAGGCGCCAGATAAAGGAACTCCTTGGACTCGATCACATATTCGATATTACTGGTATGACAGAGCTCTACGGTCCTGGGGCTGGTATTGACTGTGAGTATCACCAAGGGATCCACTATTGGAATGACTACTACATCCTTGAAATCATAAATCCTGAGACCCTTGAACCAGTAGAACCTGGGGAGATAGGCGAGATGGTAGTAACTACTCTTAAGAAGGAAGCCTCTCCCCTTATCCGTTATAGGACCAGAGATCTTACCAGGCTAATTCCGAGAGATTGCCCGTGTGGTCTGCCATATCCACGGCATGATAGGATTTTGGGACGAAGCGATGACATGTTCATAGTAAGAGGGGTCAATGTCTATCCTGGGCACATAGATGAGATATTGTCTTCCATAGAAGGGGTTTCAAGTGAATATATTATTGAGATAACAAGGGAAAACGGTATTGATCACATGTGCCTCAAGGTGGAACGCAAACGGGCCATGAATAAAGACCTCGATCGACATGTATCCCAGGAGATTTACCAAAGGATTAAGGCCAGTCTTATGGTGTCCCCTAGGGTTGAGATAGTGGATTATGGTAGCCTTCCAAGGTCTGAAAAGAAATCTAAGCGTGTATTTGACTACAGGGGGAGCTAG
- a CDS encoding MotE family protein, which produces MKVIIRLIQLGLALKVAFIGFATWGYLTKNPIFEGVSWAEAKETSKKAETASSQNLLDIDSLDVNQKVKLLLKARLREVKKKEQALKQEERDLKLLKTEIEKRISELKALQASLSGPMARTAKLTQERFSHLVGVYSSMEPQRAALLLEKMDENTVVRLFSSMKSKKVAKILSFMDPDKAARISGKLSKPGTM; this is translated from the coding sequence GTGAAAGTCATTATTAGGTTGATTCAACTTGGGCTTGCCTTGAAGGTTGCCTTTATTGGATTTGCTACATGGGGATATCTTACGAAGAACCCTATTTTTGAAGGCGTCTCATGGGCAGAGGCAAAAGAAACTTCTAAGAAGGCTGAGACCGCCAGTTCACAGAATCTGTTAGACATAGACAGCCTTGATGTCAATCAAAAGGTGAAGTTGCTTTTGAAGGCCCGTTTAAGAGAGGTGAAGAAGAAAGAACAGGCACTAAAGCAAGAGGAACGGGATCTAAAACTTCTCAAAACAGAGATTGAAAAGCGAATCAGCGAGTTAAAAGCGCTTCAAGCAAGCCTAAGTGGCCCTATGGCAAGGACTGCGAAGCTAACTCAAGAGCGGTTCTCACACCTGGTTGGTGTCTATAGCTCTATGGAACCGCAAAGGGCTGCTCTACTTCTAGAAAAGATGGATGAAAATACTGTTGTCCGTCTCTTTTCCTCTATGAAGAGTAAAAAGGTGGCGAAGATACTCTCTTTTATGGACCCAGATAAGGCTGCCCGTATCAGCGGAAAGCTCTCAAAACCTGGGACTATGTGA
- a CDS encoding TRAP transporter substrate-binding protein, with amino-acid sequence MRETISKVLVFVIFLGFMAFSFSIRGAVAKEIVLRYANFPPAPTFPCVQMERWKRVVEEKTGGKVKIKTFPGSTLLGAKNMMDGVIDGIAEIGCVVLPYQPGRFPLLAGVDLPVGFTNAKVANMVLYDLFEKYRPASLKQVKVLSLFTAPPADIMSKKPLRTLKDLKGYELRCTGAGVKPLKLLGAKPVAMPMSETPAALQKGIVQGIFSSLEILKDFRFAEYCKYATICHMQTATFAVVMNKEAWNSLPEDVKKVLDSISREHSLWTGKYVDDHVKEAISWSEKEKGLTLIRLSDDEYKLWHQKVSPIIDEWVRTTEKKGLPAKAFLKDLYQLKEKYEKEFGEL; translated from the coding sequence ATGAGGGAGACGATTTCTAAGGTTTTAGTGTTTGTGATCTTTTTAGGGTTTATGGCCTTTTCTTTTTCGATAAGAGGGGCTGTTGCCAAAGAGATTGTGCTTCGTTATGCAAATTTCCCACCTGCACCTACATTCCCATGTGTCCAAATGGAGAGGTGGAAAAGGGTTGTTGAGGAGAAGACCGGTGGCAAGGTGAAGATAAAGACCTTTCCAGGTTCAACTCTGCTTGGTGCAAAAAATATGATGGATGGAGTCATTGATGGGATTGCAGAGATCGGATGCGTGGTACTTCCCTATCAGCCAGGGCGTTTCCCACTGCTTGCAGGTGTAGATCTTCCCGTTGGATTTACCAATGCAAAGGTGGCCAATATGGTCCTATACGACCTTTTTGAAAAGTATAGGCCGGCTTCTCTAAAACAAGTAAAGGTCCTCAGCCTCTTTACTGCGCCTCCTGCAGATATCATGTCCAAAAAGCCTCTCAGGACCTTGAAAGATCTAAAAGGATATGAGCTCAGATGTACAGGTGCTGGAGTCAAACCCCTAAAGCTCCTTGGCGCAAAACCTGTGGCAATGCCCATGAGTGAGACACCAGCTGCCCTCCAAAAGGGGATAGTGCAGGGGATTTTTTCATCTCTTGAGATCTTAAAAGACTTTCGCTTTGCTGAGTATTGTAAGTATGCCACTATCTGTCACATGCAGACCGCTACCTTTGCAGTAGTAATGAACAAGGAGGCCTGGAATTCGTTACCAGAAGATGTGAAAAAGGTCTTGGATTCCATTTCAAGGGAACACTCACTTTGGACTGGAAAGTATGTTGATGATCACGTGAAAGAGGCCATTAGTTGGTCTGAAAAGGAAAAAGGCCTCACTCTGATAAGGCTTTCAGATGACGAATACAAGCTCTGGCACCAAAAAGTCTCTCCCATTATAGACGAGTGGGTAAGGACCACAGAGAAAAAGGGACTTCCTGCCAAGGCATTCTTGAAAGACCTCTATCAGCTAAAAGAAAAGTACGAAAAAGAATTCGGAGAACTCTAG
- the fliG gene encoding flagellar motor switch protein FliG produces MEEKANIPAIDLSDPKGPYKAAIFLLAMGEAFTAEVFKYLKEEEIKKVSTLMAQIKYIPGEAVDKVLKEVREKMSMVQGEVAVSVEEFLKKVLFSSMPEEQAKKIYDDIMKQLHPSTFQKLSSLEPKVIVNFLRNEHPQTIAVILANIEPELAADILEELPERLQSDVMIRIANLEKINPEIVAEIDKVLEEELFSVEMSDAKKVGGAERVAAILNSVDRTLEDALMEKIEESSEELAEEIRKLMFKFEDLLGVDDSAIVAILKEISTEELKLALKAASDELKAKFFNNMSERAAQLLKEDLEVMGPVRLKDVENAQQSILKVAKRLESEGKIVLGGKGGEEVLV; encoded by the coding sequence ATGGAAGAAAAGGCAAATATTCCAGCAATAGACCTTAGTGATCCAAAAGGCCCTTATAAGGCTGCCATCTTTCTGTTGGCCATGGGGGAGGCATTTACCGCAGAGGTCTTCAAGTACCTAAAAGAAGAGGAAATAAAGAAAGTCTCTACCCTTATGGCCCAGATCAAATACATCCCTGGAGAGGCTGTTGACAAGGTCTTAAAGGAAGTAAGAGAAAAGATGTCAATGGTTCAGGGTGAAGTAGCAGTCTCTGTGGAGGAATTCCTTAAAAAAGTCTTATTTTCCTCAATGCCAGAGGAACAGGCAAAAAAGATATATGATGACATAATGAAGCAGCTCCATCCAAGTACATTTCAGAAGCTGTCCAGTCTTGAGCCAAAGGTAATAGTCAACTTTTTGAGAAACGAACACCCACAGACCATTGCTGTCATCCTGGCCAATATTGAACCAGAGCTTGCTGCCGACATCCTTGAAGAACTTCCTGAACGGCTGCAATCTGATGTCATGATAAGGATTGCCAATTTGGAGAAGATCAATCCTGAGATAGTGGCTGAAATCGACAAGGTATTAGAGGAAGAACTGTTCTCAGTAGAGATGAGTGATGCTAAGAAGGTAGGTGGCGCAGAGAGGGTTGCAGCTATCCTCAACAGTGTTGACAGGACCCTTGAAGACGCCTTGATGGAAAAGATTGAAGAAAGTAGCGAGGAACTGGCTGAAGAGATCAGAAAGCTCATGTTCAAGTTTGAGGACCTCCTAGGAGTGGATGACTCTGCAATTGTAGCAATACTCAAAGAGATTAGTACAGAAGAGCTCAAGCTTGCTCTCAAGGCAGCCAGTGATGAACTAAAGGCCAAGTTCTTTAATAATATGAGTGAACGCGCCGCACAACTTCTTAAAGAAGATCTCGAAGTAATGGGGCCTGTCAGGCTCAAAGATGTGGAAAATGCCCAGCAGTCCATCCTTAAAGTGGCCAAGAGGCTTGAGAGTGAAGGAAAGATAGTCCTTGGCGGTAAAGGAGGCGAAGAGGTCCTTGTCTAA
- a CDS encoding flagellar export protein FliJ, whose product MAVFKFKLLPYQRLLQHQKEAAELELSLKLARVREVRGMLMMLEKEQEALNDNLGQRLKTGMNSEEYRMWVNRIESLEQEASKLEEMLREREIEAEKAKKRLLDIHIKERLVERLRERSFKAFQMEEAKRYQAELDDLANSIKSIWSSTGESHY is encoded by the coding sequence TTGGCAGTCTTTAAATTTAAGCTTTTGCCATATCAGAGATTATTGCAGCACCAAAAAGAGGCTGCTGAACTTGAGCTGTCCCTTAAATTGGCGAGGGTCAGGGAGGTCCGAGGAATGTTGATGATGCTCGAAAAAGAACAGGAGGCCCTAAATGACAACCTTGGCCAGCGACTTAAAACTGGGATGAACTCAGAAGAATACAGGATGTGGGTAAATAGGATAGAATCCCTGGAGCAAGAGGCCTCTAAGCTAGAGGAGATGTTGAGAGAACGGGAGATTGAGGCTGAAAAGGCAAAAAAAAGGCTTCTGGACATACATATTAAGGAAAGGCTTGTTGAACGGCTTAGAGAAAGATCATTTAAGGCCTTTCAGATGGAAGAGGCCAAGAGGTACCAGGCAGAACTGGATGACCTAGCAAATTCCATAAAAAGTATATGGAGTAGTACTGGTGAAAGTCATTATTAG
- a CDS encoding FliI/YscN family ATPase, translating into MDIDLSRYIDAIDGVKTFRILGTVNRVVGLLIESHGPPVPVGGICNIELTPNESVPAEVVGFQDKKLFLMPLGDVRGVGPGTKIWAKEHAATVKVGQDLLGRIVDGLGNPIDSKGALHADAHYPIYAEPINPMARPRIDQPLDVGVRAINACLTIGKGQRIGIMAGSGVGKSTLLGMIARHTTADVNVIALIGERGRELKDFIERDLGPEGLKRSVVVVATSDQPPLIRVRGAYVATAIAEYFRDQGLDVIFMMDSVTRFAMAYREVGLSLGEPPTSRGYTPSVFAQLPRLLERAGRKQGAGSITGIYTVLVEGDDMNEPIGDAVRSIVDGHIVLTRELAQEGHYPAIDILQSISRIMRDIQVPGQIPSYEKLIQCLSTFKKVEDLVNLGAYKTGTNPEIDYALQKIGPIREFLRQRVEEASSLDESIERLIRLFQ; encoded by the coding sequence ATGGACATAGATCTTTCCCGATATATAGATGCCATTGATGGCGTAAAGACATTTAGAATTTTGGGTACTGTCAATCGGGTGGTGGGGCTATTAATAGAGAGTCACGGACCTCCGGTTCCTGTGGGAGGAATTTGTAATATTGAATTGACCCCTAATGAATCTGTGCCTGCTGAGGTTGTGGGTTTCCAGGATAAAAAGCTCTTCTTAATGCCCTTAGGGGACGTTCGCGGAGTAGGGCCTGGGACAAAGATCTGGGCCAAAGAACATGCTGCAACAGTCAAAGTAGGCCAGGATTTGCTGGGAAGGATCGTTGATGGATTGGGAAATCCAATCGATTCCAAGGGAGCTTTACACGCTGACGCGCATTATCCCATATATGCAGAGCCAATCAACCCAATGGCGAGACCCAGAATCGATCAACCGTTAGATGTAGGGGTTCGAGCCATAAATGCCTGTCTTACTATTGGTAAGGGCCAGCGAATAGGCATAATGGCAGGTTCAGGGGTTGGAAAGAGCACATTGCTTGGGATGATTGCCAGGCACACTACTGCAGATGTCAATGTGATTGCCCTCATTGGAGAGAGAGGACGGGAACTCAAGGACTTCATCGAAAGAGATCTCGGCCCTGAGGGCCTAAAGAGATCAGTGGTAGTTGTTGCCACCTCTGACCAGCCCCCTCTGATCAGGGTCCGTGGAGCATATGTTGCAACTGCCATTGCCGAATATTTTAGAGATCAGGGGCTCGATGTCATTTTTATGATGGATTCTGTAACCAGGTTTGCAATGGCCTATAGAGAGGTAGGGCTTTCGCTTGGAGAGCCACCTACATCTCGTGGATACACCCCTAGCGTTTTTGCACAACTACCAAGGTTGTTGGAACGGGCTGGGAGAAAACAGGGGGCAGGAAGTATCACTGGTATCTATACGGTTTTAGTCGAGGGTGATGATATGAATGAGCCCATAGGAGACGCCGTAAGATCTATCGTAGACGGCCATATAGTCCTTACCAGGGAACTGGCTCAAGAGGGACACTATCCTGCTATAGACATACTCCAGAGCATTAGCAGGATCATGAGGGATATTCAGGTGCCTGGTCAAATTCCATCCTATGAAAAGCTGATTCAGTGTCTATCTACATTCAAGAAGGTCGAGGACCTTGTAAACCTGGGGGCCTATAAAACTGGAACGAATCCAGAGATCGATTATGCCTTGCAAAAAATAGGGCCTATTAGAGAATTTTTGAGGCAAAGGGTGGAAGAGGCCTCAAGTCTGGATGAGAGTATTGAGAGGTTGATTAGGTTGTTTCAATAA
- the fliF gene encoding flagellar basal-body MS-ring/collar protein FliF: MATPRDYIDQAKAIYQNLNLRQKLTVAGVILVSIIGFGLLFLYANKVEYATLYTDLSSKDAAEIVNWLKKEGVKYRLTREGTSIQVPKEKVYDIRLALANEGLPKESGVGFEIFDKSNLGATDFVQHVNYQRALQGELERTIARYPQVRAVRVHIAEPKESLFVTERREPSASVLLTLEKDETLSQRQLLGIVNLVSSAVPRLKKSRVTIMDTSGAVLLQGEKIKPEPSNLTQNQLEYQRRLEMYYKHKIQSMLEEALGPQKAVARVSVEVDFDRIQVNEDRYDPDLVAIRSEQNVVVRDEGTKNGGIPGVKGGLASKLQGNVGLQQKRSGLVKQEQVKNYEITRTQKKIVGAVGKIVRISAGVIVDGTYKKENDKLVYVPRTPEEMKSLEEIVKAAVGYNEERGDEVQVVNVPFSGTKPVEAGTLAKAVDIGSKLIRPLTNLILAILFLVFVVRPLLNKYVFGPKEVPAPEELAAPEAEEAVEGEEIEEIETPPTIEPLSSAQDELRGLASEYPERAAALVKIWLREPVGSEE, translated from the coding sequence ATGGCTACTCCAAGGGATTACATAGATCAGGCTAAAGCCATCTATCAAAATCTCAATCTGCGTCAGAAGTTGACAGTGGCTGGAGTAATCCTCGTTTCTATTATTGGTTTTGGCCTACTGTTTCTATATGCCAATAAGGTGGAATACGCAACGCTTTATACAGATTTGAGCTCTAAAGATGCGGCTGAGATCGTGAATTGGCTCAAGAAGGAGGGAGTAAAATATCGACTCACTAGGGAAGGGACTTCAATACAGGTACCAAAGGAAAAGGTCTATGACATAAGGCTTGCCCTTGCAAATGAAGGATTACCCAAGGAATCAGGTGTCGGATTCGAAATCTTTGACAAGTCAAATCTGGGGGCTACAGACTTTGTTCAGCATGTAAACTATCAGAGGGCACTTCAGGGAGAGCTTGAGAGGACAATTGCCCGTTATCCTCAGGTGAGGGCAGTTAGGGTCCACATTGCCGAGCCAAAGGAGTCTCTTTTTGTGACAGAGAGAAGGGAACCGTCTGCCTCTGTATTGCTTACTCTGGAAAAGGATGAAACACTGAGTCAGAGACAACTGCTCGGTATAGTAAATCTTGTTTCAAGTGCTGTCCCCAGATTGAAAAAGAGCCGCGTCACAATTATGGATACGAGCGGCGCTGTGCTTTTACAGGGAGAAAAAATCAAGCCCGAGCCTTCGAATCTAACTCAAAATCAACTCGAATATCAAAGAAGGCTCGAGATGTACTATAAACACAAGATTCAGAGTATGCTGGAAGAGGCACTTGGGCCTCAAAAGGCAGTGGCCAGGGTATCTGTTGAGGTGGACTTTGATAGGATACAGGTCAATGAGGATCGCTATGATCCCGATCTCGTTGCTATAAGAAGCGAGCAAAATGTGGTTGTGAGAGATGAGGGGACTAAAAACGGCGGAATCCCAGGGGTCAAAGGTGGACTTGCATCAAAGCTACAGGGCAATGTTGGGCTACAGCAAAAGAGGTCAGGGTTAGTAAAGCAGGAGCAAGTAAAAAATTATGAGATAACACGTACCCAAAAGAAGATCGTTGGGGCTGTGGGTAAGATAGTGCGTATATCAGCAGGGGTGATCGTAGATGGTACCTATAAGAAGGAAAATGATAAGCTAGTCTATGTACCAAGGACCCCTGAGGAGATGAAGAGCCTTGAGGAAATAGTGAAGGCAGCAGTAGGCTATAATGAAGAGAGGGGAGATGAGGTTCAAGTAGTCAACGTCCCCTTTAGTGGCACTAAACCTGTTGAGGCCGGTACTTTGGCCAAGGCGGTTGACATCGGATCAAAGCTTATAAGACCGCTTACAAATTTGATCTTGGCCATACTGTTCTTAGTTTTTGTAGTAAGGCCCCTTTTAAATAAGTATGTGTTTGGGCCAAAGGAGGTCCCAGCCCCTGAAGAGCTTGCTGCCCCTGAAGCTGAAGAGGCTGTTGAAGGGGAAGAGATAGAGGAGATTGAAACTCCACCGACAATTGAACCCTTGTCCAGTGCTCAAGATGAATTAAGGGGGCTTGCTTCAGAGTATCCTGAAAGGGCAGCTGCCTTGGTAAAGATATGGTTGAGAGAACCAGTAGGATCTGAGGAATAA
- the fliE gene encoding flagellar hook-basal body complex protein FliE — protein sequence MKIEGNAQKLLTVLPSEVQNGKDNIGEAKGFGDMLKDAVNSVNQRLINAEELSTQLALGEPVDIAKVMTEMSKADISFRLLLQVRNKALSAYEEIMRMQF from the coding sequence ATGAAGATTGAAGGCAATGCACAAAAACTGTTAACGGTTCTACCGTCCGAGGTCCAAAACGGTAAGGACAATATTGGGGAAGCCAAGGGCTTTGGTGACATGCTTAAAGATGCAGTGAACTCAGTCAACCAGAGGCTCATCAATGCAGAGGAACTTTCCACGCAGTTGGCCTTAGGGGAACCAGTTGATATTGCTAAGGTCATGACTGAAATGAGTAAGGCAGATATTTCGTTTAGGCTCCTTTTGCAGGTTAGAAATAAGGCCTTGAGTGCCTATGAAGAAATAATGAGGATGCAGTTCTAA
- the flgB gene encoding flagellar basal body rod protein FlgB, whose translation MKGLFGKGFNILEKAISVRTKRNAVLSANISNVDTPGYKAKDIPFEKVMARYLSKEPKGLELAKTNSVHLPKKPPVSRTHPEHLPKVNEEKLSQSDEGIIVESEERGTPNNVDLDIEMAKLAENNLQYQATLQILIRRLEGLKNAVTEGGRP comes from the coding sequence ATGAAGGGACTCTTTGGAAAGGGGTTTAACATCCTAGAAAAGGCAATCAGTGTTAGAACTAAGCGAAATGCAGTATTGAGTGCAAACATTTCCAACGTCGATACCCCTGGCTATAAAGCCAAAGACATTCCCTTTGAAAAGGTCATGGCCCGATACCTTTCAAAGGAACCCAAAGGGCTTGAGCTTGCAAAGACCAACTCCGTCCATCTACCTAAAAAACCGCCTGTTTCAAGGACCCATCCTGAACATCTGCCAAAGGTGAATGAGGAAAAACTTTCCCAGTCTGATGAGGGAATAATAGTCGAGTCTGAGGAGAGAGGAACACCCAATAACGTGGATTTAGACATAGAAATGGCAAAGTTGGCAGAAAACAATCTTCAGTATCAGGCAACACTTCAAATTTTGATTAGAAGACTTGAAGGCCTAAAAAATGCAGTGACAGAAGGAGGTAGGCCATAA
- the flgC gene encoding flagellar basal body rod protein FlgC yields the protein MDLLTAIEISARGLSAERTRINIASMNLANAHVTKTIDGGPYRAKSVVFESVPLKREETSFDSALDKALNKLQVVKVAKVVDNPEPFKEVYDPSHPDADERGIVRLPNVNVIEEMVDLMNAARAYEAGVTAMNTAKQMALKALEIGR from the coding sequence ATGGATTTACTTACAGCTATTGAAATCAGTGCCCGAGGGCTCTCTGCTGAGCGCACTAGAATCAACATTGCATCCATGAATCTTGCAAATGCCCATGTGACCAAGACCATAGATGGAGGACCATACAGGGCAAAATCAGTGGTATTTGAGTCGGTACCTCTAAAGAGAGAGGAAACTAGTTTTGATTCCGCCCTGGATAAGGCCTTGAATAAGCTTCAAGTGGTTAAGGTTGCCAAGGTTGTGGACAACCCTGAGCCTTTTAAAGAGGTATATGACCCTTCTCATCCAGATGCAGATGAAAGGGGAATTGTAAGGCTCCCTAACGTAAATGTCATTGAGGAGATGGTGGACCTAATGAATGCAGCTAGGGCCTACGAGGCAGGAGTTACAGCAATGAATACTGCCAAACAGATGGCCCTTAAGGCCTTAGAAATAGGGAGATAA
- a CDS encoding FliH/SctL family protein yields the protein MSKLIKSEDTPILDVKRIIPKIIDEESFDGEDEPFSPFLGFIEKEEEKEKEEQISQEPQQQGPDPSQFVVLEAEAKARAREIVEEAKREADRLRKEARETLENASKKAEEIESRAYNDGFEQGKRDGEELGKRQFDAISRRLDALIKNLNKQGLDLFEKYEAQMVELCIKIAKKVVGHELITTPQLILEAIRSASRQVIEANILKIYLNPKDLEIVEDAVLKGVDLTGGSQVEFLPKESIERGGCIIETDFGLIDASLGTRWKAIEESLEDILSKKAE from the coding sequence TTGTCTAAGCTAATAAAGTCTGAGGATACCCCCATATTGGATGTAAAGAGGATCATTCCTAAGATTATTGATGAAGAGTCATTTGATGGAGAGGATGAACCTTTTAGTCCGTTTCTGGGCTTTATAGAAAAAGAAGAAGAGAAAGAGAAAGAGGAACAGATTAGCCAAGAGCCACAACAGCAAGGACCTGATCCTTCTCAATTTGTCGTCCTAGAGGCAGAGGCCAAGGCCAGAGCCAGAGAGATAGTTGAGGAGGCAAAAAGAGAGGCAGATAGGCTGAGAAAAGAGGCCAGAGAAACCCTAGAAAACGCTAGCAAGAAGGCAGAAGAGATCGAGAGTAGGGCATATAATGATGGATTTGAACAGGGAAAGAGAGACGGAGAAGAACTGGGAAAAAGGCAGTTTGATGCAATTTCAAGGCGTTTAGATGCCTTGATAAAAAATCTCAATAAGCAGGGTCTCGACCTTTTTGAAAAATATGAGGCCCAGATGGTGGAACTCTGCATTAAGATTGCCAAGAAGGTGGTTGGGCATGAACTCATCACCACACCTCAGCTAATTTTGGAAGCTATAAGGAGTGCATCCCGGCAGGTAATAGAGGCCAATATATTAAAGATTTATCTTAATCCTAAAGATCTTGAGATTGTTGAAGATGCAGTACTTAAAGGTGTGGATCTCACTGGAGGAAGCCAGGTTGAATTTTTGCCCAAGGAATCTATAGAGAGAGGAGGATGCATAATAGAGACAGACTTTGGCCTAATTGATGCCTCTCTTGGGACGCGATGGAAGGCAATTGAAGAGTCATTGGAAGACATATTGTCAAAAAAGGCTGAATAG